In Rutidosis leptorrhynchoides isolate AG116_Rl617_1_P2 chromosome 2, CSIRO_AGI_Rlap_v1, whole genome shotgun sequence, one genomic interval encodes:
- the LOC139889213 gene encoding palmitoyl-monogalactosyldiacylglycerol delta-7 desaturase, chloroplastic-like — MGKLNTFSGRTTGKIPFSSVMVTRKRNHFVGRRWRTVDIKMGVGILGIHLLALCAPFTFTWGAFWGAVLGYILCGVCGINLCYHRGLSHHSFKLPKWLEYTFAYLGVLSFQRDPIYWESIHRYHHQYVDSEKDAHSPIFGFWFSHMGWLFDSGYILEKYQERKNAQHLKKQAFYRFVKTTYNLHIVGFSILVYAIGGFTYLVWIGVRTTCFYHVTFLLNSACHIWGNQPWRTGDISKNNWWVALLGFGEGWHNNHHAFEYSARHGLEWWQIDICWYIIRFLEALGLTTNVKLPSENHKHKNSFATS, encoded by the exons ATGGGAAAGTTGAACACATTTTCTGGACGGACCACTGGAAAGATACCTTTCTCCAGTGTGATGGTTACAAGGAAACGAAACCACTTCGTGGGACGTAGATGGAGGACTGTCGACATCAAAATGGGTGTAGGGATCTTAGGTATTCATTTGCTTGCGTTATGCGCACCATTTACGTTTACTTGGGGAGCTTTTTGGGGTGCTGTTTTGGGCTACATTTTATGTGGAGTGTGTGGAATAAATCTCTGCTATCATCGTGGCCTATCGCACCATAGTTTCAAGCTTCCTAAGTGGCTTGAGTACACCTTTGCTTATCTAGGTGTCTTAAGTTTTCAG AGGGATCCAATATATTGGGAGAGCATTCATAGATATCACCATCAATATGTTGATTCAGAGAAAGATGCACACTCTCCAATTTTCGGATTTTGGTTTAGTCATATGGGATGGCTCTTTGATAGTGGCTACATTCTTGAAAAG TATCAAGAGCGAAAAAATGCACAACACTTAAAGAAACAAGCTTTTTATAGGTTTGTTAAAACAACCTACAATTTGCATATAGTTGGATTTTCCATCCTTGTTTATGCTATTGGAGGATTTACCTACCTTGTTTGGATT GGAGTTAGAACCACTTGTTTTTATCATGTTACATTTCTTCTGAACTCAGCATGTCACATATGGGGAAATCAACCTTGGAGAACTGGTGATATCTCCAAGAATAACTG GTGGGTAGCGTTACTTGGATTTGGAGAGGGATGGCATAATAATCACCATGCTTTCGAGTATTCAGCTCGACATGGGTTGGAATGGTGGCAAATTGATATTTGTTGGTACATCATAAGGTTTCTTGAAGCACTAGGACTAACTACGAATGTCAAGTTGCCTTCAGAAAATCATAAACATAAGAACTCGTTTGCCACTAGCTAA